Proteins encoded by one window of Blautia faecicola:
- a CDS encoding DUF6465 family protein: protein MAVKKTVAKAAKPAVETEAVKAEATKAAAKTTEKAAEAKTTETAKKAPAKKTTARKTPAKRTTTKKAAVVTEEVYLQYAGKEFSSADLTAKVKEIWKEMGKKAADLKDIKVYVKPEENAAYYVINNEETGSFGL from the coding sequence ATGGCAGTTAAGAAAACAGTTGCGAAAGCAGCAAAACCGGCAGTTGAAACAGAGGCAGTAAAAGCTGAAGCAACAAAAGCAGCAGCAAAAACTACCGAGAAAGCAGCAGAAGCAAAGACAACTGAAACTGCAAAGAAAGCACCTGCGAAGAAAACAACCGCAAGAAAAACACCGGCAAAGAGAACGACAACAAAGAAAGCGGCTGTAGTGACAGAAGAAGTGTATCTGCAGTATGCGGGAAAAGAATTCTCATCCGCAGATCTGACCGCAAAAGTAAAAGAGATCTGGAAAGAGATGGGTAAAAAAGCAGCAGACTTAAAGGACATCAAAGTATATGTAAAACCGGAAGAGAATGCAGCTTACTATGTGATCAACAATGAAGAGACTGGAAGTTTTGGCTTATAA
- a CDS encoding alpha/beta-type small acid-soluble spore protein, whose amino-acid sequence MSKTSTNTAAVPEAKGALDRFKFEVANELGVPLSDGYNGNLTSKQNGSVGGYMVKKMIEAQEKQMSQGSGYTGGSMQ is encoded by the coding sequence ATGTCCAAAACTTCTACTAACACAGCAGCAGTACCGGAAGCAAAAGGTGCGTTAGACCGTTTCAAATTTGAAGTAGCAAACGAACTGGGTGTACCCCTTTCTGATGGGTATAACGGAAACCTGACCTCCAAACAGAACGGATCTGTCGGTGGTTATATGGTCAAAAAAATGATCGAAGCTCAGGAAAAACAGATGAGCCAGGGATCCGGTTATACAGGGGGCAGCATGCAGTAA
- a CDS encoding methylglyoxal synthase, translated as MNIGIIAHNSKKTLIEDFCIAYKGILGKHEIYATGTTGRRIEEVTNLRVHKFLAGSVGGDKQFMAMIERNAMDLVILFHNPNMTSPKEPNVYQIASCCDQYNIPVATNIATAESLILGLDRGDLDWRSQI; from the coding sequence ATGAACATTGGAATTATTGCGCATAACAGCAAAAAAACATTGATTGAAGATTTTTGTATTGCGTATAAAGGAATTTTGGGAAAACATGAAATATACGCAACGGGCACTACCGGCCGGAGAATTGAGGAAGTTACCAATCTGAGAGTGCACAAGTTCCTGGCAGGATCCGTGGGCGGAGACAAACAGTTTATGGCGATGATTGAGAGAAACGCCATGGATCTGGTGATTTTATTTCATAATCCGAATATGACAAGTCCGAAGGAACCGAACGTGTACCAGATTGCAAGCTGCTGTGATCAGTATAATATTCCGGTAGCAACCAACATTGCAACGGCAGAATCTCTGATTCTGGGACTGGACAGAGGTGACCTGGACTGGAGAAGCCAGATATAA
- the rsmD gene encoding 16S rRNA (guanine(966)-N(2))-methyltransferase RsmD → MRVIAGKARSLRLKTIEGMDTRPTTDRIKETLFNMIQPFIADSRFLDLFAGSGGIGIEALSRGASCCVFVEQQRKAAECIRENLAFTRLKDSATLLVTDVVSAVRKLNGEEAFSWIFMDPPYGKGLEFQVLEALQGTTLVDEETRIIIEESLDVTWEQAEALGYEIIKEKKYKTNQHVFLKKRGEL, encoded by the coding sequence ATGAGAGTAATTGCGGGAAAGGCGCGTAGTCTGCGTCTGAAAACCATCGAAGGTATGGACACAAGACCGACCACTGACCGGATCAAAGAGACATTATTTAATATGATTCAGCCATTCATCGCAGACAGCAGATTTCTGGATCTGTTTGCGGGAAGCGGTGGCATTGGCATCGAGGCGTTGAGCCGCGGTGCTTCTTGTTGTGTATTTGTGGAACAACAGAGAAAGGCAGCGGAATGTATCCGGGAGAATCTGGCATTTACCAGACTCAAAGACAGCGCGACTCTGCTAGTGACAGATGTGGTATCGGCAGTGCGGAAACTGAACGGGGAAGAAGCGTTCTCCTGGATTTTTATGGATCCGCCATATGGCAAAGGTCTGGAGTTTCAGGTGCTGGAAGCGCTGCAGGGAACTACGTTGGTCGATGAAGAGACAAGAATCATTATCGAAGAGTCTCTTGACGTTACCTGGGAGCAGGCGGAAGCTCTCGGCTATGAAATCATAAAAGAAAAGAAATACAAGACGAATCAGCATGTATTTCTGAAAAAAAGAGGAGAATTATGA
- the coaD gene encoding pantetheine-phosphate adenylyltransferase: MTTAVYPGSFDPVTNGHLDVISRGAALFDKVIVGVLHNSTKSPLFSVEERVRILNEATRDLPNVEIVAFSGLSVDFARQCEAKVIIRGLRAITDFEYELQMAQTNRVLAPDVDTMFLTTSLEYAYLSSTTVKEVAAFGGDISKFVPEFVMDEVHKKFKK; the protein is encoded by the coding sequence ATGACAACTGCTGTTTATCCCGGTTCGTTTGATCCGGTTACAAATGGACATTTAGATGTAATATCACGGGGCGCGGCGCTTTTTGACAAGGTGATTGTGGGCGTTTTACACAATTCTACAAAAAGTCCGTTGTTTTCTGTGGAAGAACGTGTTAGAATATTAAACGAAGCGACCAGAGATCTGCCCAATGTGGAGATTGTCGCATTCAGCGGACTGTCGGTGGATTTTGCCAGACAGTGTGAAGCGAAAGTGATTATCCGTGGCCTTCGGGCAATCACAGATTTTGAATATGAGCTGCAGATGGCACAGACCAATCGTGTGCTGGCACCGGATGTGGATACGATGTTTCTGACAACCAGTCTGGAGTACGCTTATCTCAGTTCAACAACAGTAAAGGAAGTGGCAGCGTTCGGCGGTGATATTTCCAAATTTGTACCGGAATTTGTGATGGATGAGGTACATAAAAAATTTAAAAAATAG
- a CDS encoding sporulation protein: MRSGILCTLLFFVFVYLLRFPEDAFQASASGVTLWFFHVLPSLLPFMILSDFFIHTGLASVLLQKTKGIFRFLFGLSMYGSYAFLLGLFCGYPMGSKLTADLFAEGKITKSEAQYLLTICNNPGPMFVSSYLLVDTLHLSHAAGHTFLILYLSLFLTSLIFRLLLKPDCRDLTTAPVSPSSESFRKSVSHMIDASIMHAFETITKLGGYIILFSILASLVVRCSSPVPVLSVFLTGFTEMTTGIALVGASSLKLSWRYLLSLTFASFGGLSCIAQTRGMLVGTPLSIRTYIAGKTVHAVCTLFVGWLLLFVQIFH, encoded by the coding sequence ATGCGATCCGGAATCTTATGCACCCTTCTTTTTTTCGTTTTTGTCTATCTGCTTCGCTTTCCCGAAGATGCCTTCCAGGCTTCCGCCTCCGGTGTGACGCTCTGGTTTTTTCATGTGCTGCCGTCACTGCTTCCGTTTATGATTCTCTCCGACTTTTTTATCCATACCGGTCTGGCTTCCGTCCTTCTTCAGAAAACAAAGGGAATTTTCCGTTTTCTGTTCGGTCTGTCCATGTACGGATCCTATGCTTTTCTGCTTGGGCTCTTCTGCGGTTATCCCATGGGATCCAAACTGACCGCCGATCTGTTTGCCGAGGGAAAAATCACGAAAAGTGAAGCTCAGTACCTCTTAACGATCTGCAACAATCCGGGACCGATGTTTGTAAGTTCCTACCTTCTCGTAGATACTTTACACCTCTCCCATGCTGCCGGGCACACATTTCTGATCCTGTATCTTTCTTTGTTCCTGACTTCCCTGATTTTTCGTCTGCTCCTGAAACCGGACTGCCGGGATCTCACAACCGCTCCCGTATCTCCATCATCGGAATCGTTCCGAAAGTCTGTCAGTCATATGATTGATGCTTCTATCATGCATGCATTTGAAACCATCACAAAGCTGGGCGGTTATATCATCCTGTTTTCCATCCTGGCTTCCCTGGTCGTACGCTGCAGTTCCCCGGTACCCGTTCTCTCCGTATTTCTCACCGGATTTACGGAAATGACCACCGGAATCGCTCTCGTCGGTGCTTCCTCTTTGAAATTATCCTGGCGCTATCTTCTGTCCCTGACCTTCGCCTCTTTCGGCGGACTTTCCTGTATAGCGCAAACAAGGGGAATGCTCGTCGGCACCCCCCTCTCTATTCGTACTTATATTGCGGGCAAAACCGTCCATGCGGTCTGTACCCTGTTTGTTGGCTGGCTCTTACTCTTCGTCCAGATCTTCCACTGA
- a CDS encoding aminoacyl-histidine dipeptidase: protein MAVLEGLKPEKVFHFFEKLCEIPHGSTNMKEISNYLVSFAKERNLKYYQDESYNVVIYKDATAGYEDAPITILQGHCDMVAEKTPDSDHDFMKDGLKLQIEGDYITADGTTLGGDDGIAVAYMLAVLDDDTLKHPALECVITTDEEIGLLGAKALDASVLKGTHMINMDSEEEGYLWISCAGGLSGTSRIPVEYQKMEGVVTEVLIDGLNGGHSGAEIDKNRANANKLMGLFLYELGQKIGYSIKDLSGGTKDNAITRSCKAAIVTDAEDVEEVKAVAEKLQAELRAEYAGSDEGITISVTPGKEETVEALSMVSKEKVVFYLVHVPFGIEKMSGEIEGLVETSSNLGILKLGKDALYSTSSVRSSVGSAKEHLSAKLQYLTEFLGGSYEEQGDYPAWEYKKDSQMRDLMVDVYEELFGEKPAVKAIHAGLECGLFYDKIEGLDCVSFGPTMIDIHTTEEKLSIPSTKKMWKYLVRTLEKMNTIQ from the coding sequence ATGGCAGTATTAGAAGGATTAAAACCGGAAAAAGTATTTCACTTTTTCGAAAAACTGTGTGAGATCCCACACGGATCCACGAATATGAAAGAGATCAGTAATTATCTTGTTTCTTTTGCAAAAGAAAGAAATCTGAAATATTATCAGGATGAATCCTACAATGTAGTTATCTATAAAGATGCGACCGCAGGTTACGAAGATGCACCGATTACGATCTTACAGGGTCACTGTGACATGGTTGCAGAGAAAACACCGGATTCGGATCATGATTTCATGAAAGACGGTCTGAAATTGCAGATCGAAGGAGATTATATCACAGCAGATGGTACGACACTGGGCGGTGATGACGGGATTGCAGTTGCCTATATGCTGGCAGTTCTGGATGATGACACGTTAAAACATCCGGCGCTGGAGTGTGTGATCACTACCGATGAAGAGATTGGTCTGTTGGGTGCAAAGGCACTGGATGCTTCTGTTCTGAAAGGAACCCACATGATCAATATGGACTCCGAGGAAGAGGGATATCTGTGGATCAGCTGTGCCGGAGGCTTAAGCGGAACCAGCCGGATCCCGGTAGAATATCAGAAGATGGAAGGCGTGGTGACAGAAGTTCTGATCGACGGTCTGAACGGCGGCCATTCCGGAGCAGAGATTGATAAAAACCGTGCCAATGCCAATAAATTAATGGGACTGTTCCTCTATGAACTGGGACAGAAGATCGGATACAGCATCAAAGACCTGTCCGGCGGAACCAAAGACAATGCGATTACAAGAAGCTGTAAAGCAGCCATCGTAACAGATGCAGAGGATGTGGAAGAAGTAAAAGCTGTTGCGGAAAAACTGCAGGCAGAACTTCGTGCAGAATATGCGGGAAGTGATGAAGGAATCACCATTTCCGTGACACCGGGAAAAGAAGAGACGGTGGAAGCACTTTCTATGGTCAGCAAAGAAAAAGTAGTCTTCTATCTGGTGCATGTACCGTTCGGCATCGAGAAAATGAGCGGTGAGATCGAAGGACTGGTAGAGACTTCCAGCAATCTTGGTATCTTGAAACTGGGAAAAGATGCATTATATTCCACCAGCAGTGTGAGAAGCTCTGTGGGAAGCGCCAAAGAACATCTGTCCGCAAAATTACAGTATCTGACAGAATTCCTGGGCGGTTCTTACGAAGAACAGGGTGACTATCCGGCATGGGAGTATAAAAAGGATTCTCAGATGAGAGATCTGATGGTGGATGTGTACGAAGAATTGTTTGGTGAGAAACCGGCAGTAAAAGCGATCCATGCAGGTCTGGAATGTGGTCTGTTCTACGACAAGATCGAAGGACTGGATTGCGTATCCTTCGGACCGACCATGATCGATATCCACACCACAGAGGAAAAACTGTCGATCCCATCGACCAAAAAGATGTGGAAGTATCTGGTACGCACACTGGAGAAAATGAATACGATTCAGTAA
- a CDS encoding GTP pyrophosphokinase, whose protein sequence is MEIQLWREILSPYEQAVTELVEKFQHLSLEHRERGLYSPIEQVTGRVKSITSILEKMKRKKIPFEEMEEQVEDIAGIRIICQFVEDIQRVSDLIAGRSDMEIKCIKDYIAHQKESGYRSYHLVIYYHVETLNGPKKIQAEIQIRTMAMNFWATIEHSLQYKYKTNIPPHVKERLANAAQAIIALDSEMSSVRNEIMNAQNSSLMQRNLVMDILQNIENLYQKSNRREVEKIQDEFYRIYASNDLQQLKRFHQQLDIIAEGYCAQAVTSEGWDQNL, encoded by the coding sequence ATGGAAATACAATTATGGCGTGAAATACTCAGTCCCTACGAACAGGCAGTGACAGAACTGGTGGAAAAGTTCCAGCATCTGAGTCTGGAGCACAGGGAACGGGGATTGTATTCTCCCATCGAACAGGTCACAGGGCGTGTAAAAAGCATTACCAGTATTCTGGAAAAAATGAAACGAAAGAAAATTCCGTTTGAGGAAATGGAAGAACAGGTAGAAGATATCGCCGGCATCCGGATCATCTGTCAGTTTGTGGAAGATATCCAGCGAGTTTCGGATCTGATCGCCGGTCGTTCTGACATGGAAATCAAATGTATCAAAGATTATATTGCACACCAGAAAGAGAGCGGCTATCGCAGTTACCATCTGGTCATTTATTATCACGTGGAGACGTTGAATGGACCAAAGAAGATCCAGGCAGAGATCCAGATCCGGACGATGGCGATGAATTTCTGGGCGACGATTGAACATTCTTTGCAGTACAAATATAAGACAAACATCCCGCCGCATGTCAAAGAGCGGCTTGCCAACGCAGCGCAGGCGATCATTGCGCTGGACAGTGAGATGTCTTCCGTGCGAAACGAGATCATGAACGCACAGAACTCGTCTCTGATGCAGCGGAATCTGGTGATGGACATTTTACAGAATATTGAAAATCTGTATCAGAAGTCCAACCGCAGAGAGGTGGAAAAGATACAGGATGAGTTTTACCGGATCTATGCATCCAACGACTTGCAGCAGCTCAAACGTTTCCATCAACAGCTGGATATCATTGCAGAAGGGTATTGCGCCCAGGCAGTGACGAGCGAGGGATGGGATCAGAACCTGTAG
- a CDS encoding RsmB/NOP family class I SAM-dependent RNA methyltransferase → MHLPEKFQKEMETLLGDEYQAFTESYDRQPENGLRLNRRKVTGEEFLARTPFLLKRIPWIDNGYTYGEETPAKDPYYYAGLYYLQEPSAMTPANRLAPEPGDYVLDLCAAPGGKATELGARLNGEGLLLANDISNSRAKALLKNLELMGIPNIYVTSETSEKLAKVLPEFFDKILVDAPCSGEGMFRKEPRMMADWEQQGPEYYSKLQREIILDAADMLRPGGKLMYSTCTFSELENEGTIQYLLEQRPEMKLIPCAPYEGFAKGRRGLEDCVRIFPHRMNGEGHFLALLEKEGEPGKRKNTTKRSSELPAEAKEFLEAWGMYRKEWQYYLREDRLYALGKKDGMPENLRYLRTGLYLGDCKKKRFEPYQALAMALDGNGENRIHLNREDPRVIRYLKGETLDVSDLDLKKQKGWQLVCVDGYPLGWGKLANGSLKNKYYAGWRWQ, encoded by the coding sequence ATGCACTTACCTGAGAAATTCCAGAAGGAGATGGAAACACTTCTGGGGGATGAATATCAAGCATTTACAGAAAGTTATGACAGACAGCCGGAGAACGGGTTACGTCTGAATCGAAGAAAGGTGACGGGGGAGGAGTTCCTGGCTCGGACACCTTTCTTGCTGAAACGGATTCCGTGGATCGATAACGGGTATACTTACGGGGAGGAGACACCGGCGAAAGATCCGTATTATTACGCGGGACTGTATTATCTGCAGGAACCGAGCGCGATGACACCTGCCAACCGTCTGGCTCCCGAACCCGGTGATTATGTGCTGGATCTGTGTGCGGCACCGGGAGGAAAAGCGACCGAACTTGGCGCGAGACTGAACGGGGAAGGACTGCTTCTGGCAAACGATATCAGCAACAGCAGGGCGAAAGCGCTGTTAAAGAATCTGGAACTGATGGGAATCCCCAATATTTATGTGACCAGCGAGACCTCGGAGAAGCTGGCGAAGGTGCTGCCGGAATTTTTTGACAAGATTCTGGTGGATGCGCCGTGTTCCGGAGAAGGAATGTTCCGGAAAGAGCCGCGGATGATGGCGGACTGGGAACAGCAGGGACCGGAATATTACAGCAAACTCCAGCGGGAGATCATTCTGGATGCGGCAGATATGCTGCGACCGGGAGGGAAACTTATGTATTCCACCTGTACGTTCAGTGAGCTGGAAAATGAGGGAACGATTCAGTATCTCCTGGAACAGAGACCGGAGATGAAACTGATCCCCTGCGCGCCGTACGAAGGATTTGCCAAAGGACGCAGAGGGCTGGAAGACTGTGTGCGGATTTTTCCACACCGCATGAACGGGGAAGGACATTTTCTGGCGTTACTGGAAAAAGAGGGAGAGCCGGGAAAACGGAAAAACACAACGAAAAGAAGTTCGGAACTTCCTGCGGAAGCAAAAGAATTTCTGGAAGCCTGGGGCATGTACAGGAAAGAATGGCAGTATTATCTGCGGGAGGACCGGCTGTACGCACTCGGAAAGAAAGACGGCATGCCGGAAAATCTGCGGTATCTTCGCACCGGGCTGTATCTCGGCGACTGCAAGAAAAAGCGGTTTGAGCCATACCAGGCACTGGCGATGGCACTCGATGGAAACGGGGAGAACCGGATCCATCTGAACCGGGAAGATCCGCGGGTGATCCGTTATCTGAAAGGAGAAACGCTGGATGTATCGGATCTGGATCTGAAGAAACAAAAAGGCTGGCAGTTGGTCTGCGTGGACGGCTATCCGCTTGGCTGGGGAAAACTTGCCAACGGAAGCCTGAAAAACAAATATTATGCGGGCTGGCGCTGGCAATAA
- a CDS encoding pseudouridine synthase: protein MSKTIRLDKYLADMGCGTRSEVKQMIRKGQVEVNGEKAKKPELKITTGQDRVCVAGKEICYEKYRYLLLHKPAGYVSATTDNRDQTVLELLPEGLRKDLFPVGRLDKDTEGLLLLTNDGDLAHRLLSPKKHVDKTYYARIDGKVVAEDQEAFLQGVDIGDETKTLPAKLEILESADVSEILLTIHEGRFHQVKRMFQARGKQVIYLKRMTMGPLVLGEDLPKGVYRELREDERKALGIH, encoded by the coding sequence ATGAGCAAAACCATTCGTTTGGATAAATACCTGGCGGATATGGGCTGTGGAACCAGAAGTGAGGTGAAGCAGATGATCCGTAAAGGTCAGGTGGAGGTCAACGGGGAAAAGGCGAAAAAGCCGGAATTGAAGATCACCACAGGGCAGGACCGCGTGTGCGTGGCGGGAAAAGAAATCTGCTATGAAAAATACCGGTATCTGCTGCTTCACAAACCGGCGGGTTACGTGTCGGCGACCACCGATAACCGGGATCAGACCGTACTGGAATTGTTGCCGGAGGGACTTCGCAAAGACCTGTTCCCGGTGGGACGGCTTGACAAAGATACGGAGGGATTGTTACTGCTGACGAACGACGGAGATCTCGCACACCGGCTGCTGTCTCCGAAAAAACATGTGGACAAGACCTATTATGCAAGGATTGACGGAAAAGTGGTAGCAGAAGATCAGGAAGCGTTTTTACAGGGCGTGGATATCGGGGATGAGACGAAGACACTCCCGGCGAAGCTTGAGATTTTAGAGAGCGCGGATGTTTCCGAGATCCTGCTGACGATACATGAGGGGCGTTTTCATCAGGTGAAACGGATGTTTCAGGCAAGAGGCAAACAGGTAATCTACCTGAAACGGATGACGATGGGACCACTTGTACTCGGCGAGGATCTGCCAAAAGGCGTTTACCGGGAACTGCGGGAAGACGAGCGGAAAGCGCTTGGAATTCATTGA
- a CDS encoding HAD family hydrolase has product MLENIKAVLFDLDGTLVDSMWMWKDIDIEYLGRYGYELPSELQKEIEGMSLSETAVYFKERFAIQESLEEIKSTWMDMARDKYTHEVPLKPGAREFLVWLRQQGIRTGIASSNGIELVETVLKAQGIREYLESVHTCCEVPKGKPAPDIYLMVAETLGVKPEECLVFEDVPMGILAGKNAGMRVCAVEDTFSANQREEKKKLADYYIESYDEIPRERMQP; this is encoded by the coding sequence ATGTTAGAAAATATCAAAGCAGTGCTGTTTGATCTGGACGGCACACTGGTGGATTCGATGTGGATGTGGAAGGACATCGATATCGAATATCTGGGGCGGTATGGATATGAATTACCGTCGGAACTGCAAAAAGAGATTGAAGGAATGAGCCTCTCCGAGACAGCCGTGTACTTTAAGGAACGGTTTGCCATCCAGGAGAGTCTGGAAGAAATCAAGAGCACCTGGATGGATATGGCAAGGGATAAATATACCCACGAAGTGCCACTGAAGCCGGGAGCAAGAGAGTTTCTGGTGTGGCTGAGACAGCAGGGGATCCGTACAGGAATCGCAAGTTCCAACGGAATCGAGCTGGTTGAGACTGTCCTGAAAGCACAGGGGATCCGGGAATATCTGGAATCCGTACATACCTGCTGCGAAGTTCCGAAAGGGAAACCTGCCCCGGATATTTATCTTATGGTGGCAGAGACACTGGGAGTAAAACCGGAAGAATGTCTGGTCTTCGAGGATGTTCCGATGGGCATTCTGGCAGGAAAAAATGCCGGTATGCGCGTCTGTGCGGTAGAAGATACCTTCAGCGCCAACCAGCGGGAAGAAAAGAAAAAACTTGCGGATTATTATATAGAAAGTTATGATGAGATACCAAGAGAAAGGATGCAGCCATGA